The following proteins come from a genomic window of Leptospira bandrabouensis:
- a CDS encoding LA_3150 family lipoprotein translates to MKLNQMNRLLFMVFVLFLLGNCQSKEQNRDEISSLVIHNLLNNVPDRNKSLVVMEVADLGGSYTGTCYDTFQLNGGNIGSTAYFNTPPGGAGGTLNTEVKKYAVSTSSCSDLGFASGTNFGSTSQRPNPNDLFTFKMFTCDPNNNPCAKSAIKAAGF, encoded by the coding sequence ATGAAATTAAATCAAATGAATCGATTGTTGTTTATGGTCTTTGTTTTGTTTTTACTTGGCAATTGCCAATCCAAAGAACAAAACCGGGATGAAATTTCCTCACTTGTGATTCACAATTTATTAAACAATGTGCCGGATCGAAATAAATCTTTAGTGGTAATGGAAGTGGCCGATCTGGGTGGCTCTTATACTGGTACTTGTTATGATACGTTCCAACTGAATGGAGGAAATATTGGTTCCACTGCTTACTTCAACACTCCTCCTGGTGGTGCTGGTGGAACCCTAAACACGGAAGTAAAAAAGTATGCTGTATCAACTTCCTCTTGTTCCGATTTAGGATTTGCCAGTGGCACCAATTTTGGTTCTACATCACAAAGACCAAATCCAAATGATTTGTTTACGTTTAAAATGTTTACTTGTGATCCGAATAACAACCCTTGTGCGAAATCCGCGATCAAAGCTGCAGGATTTTAA
- a CDS encoding bile acid:sodium symporter family protein, producing the protein MNYNNDYQIVLGLVLALMIFGVALELRFIAFKAVLQRPISALAGLIGQTVFLPWITLLITLLLDLPAGIELGMLLVAASPGGNLSNIITHLARGNTALSVSMTAVSSAFAIITLPLNFTITANLNPVTQALISGTGELHIDSIAIIKGLLILLLFPLTLGMLIGNYATGTAHKITPFFKRVSSFAFLVFILVAVGGNWKVFLDNMGFIFLIVVFHNLVALTIGNLIARVFRQDPYNRRAITIEVGMQNSGLALGLILTQFQAEPNMALVAAFWGIWHIVSGLLLVLYWRKFSPIEGK; encoded by the coding sequence ATGAATTATAATAACGACTACCAAATCGTTTTAGGCCTTGTATTAGCACTTATGATCTTCGGGGTTGCTTTGGAACTTAGGTTCATTGCTTTTAAAGCAGTGTTACAACGTCCGATCTCTGCCTTGGCTGGCCTCATTGGACAAACCGTATTTTTACCTTGGATCACTCTACTGATTACACTCCTACTCGATTTGCCCGCAGGGATAGAGCTAGGTATGTTGTTAGTGGCAGCAAGTCCTGGAGGAAATTTATCCAATATCATCACACATTTGGCTCGTGGAAATACAGCACTTTCAGTGAGTATGACTGCTGTTTCCAGTGCATTCGCCATTATAACTTTACCACTTAACTTTACGATTACGGCAAATTTGAATCCTGTTACACAGGCCCTGATCTCTGGAACAGGAGAACTTCATATCGATAGTATCGCTATCATCAAAGGATTATTGATTTTACTTTTGTTTCCATTAACTCTTGGAATGTTAATTGGAAATTATGCGACGGGAACCGCTCATAAAATCACTCCCTTTTTCAAAAGGGTTTCTTCCTTTGCTTTTCTTGTGTTTATCCTTGTGGCTGTTGGGGGAAACTGGAAAGTGTTTTTAGACAATATGGGATTTATTTTTCTAATTGTTGTCTTCCATAATTTGGTAGCCCTAACCATTGGAAATCTAATCGCTAGAGTATTTCGACAAGACCCTTATAACCGTCGTGCGATTACGATTGAAGTAGGAATGCAAAACTCAGGTCTTGCTCTGGGACTTATATTAACACAATTCCAAGCAGAACCAAACATGGCTTTGGTAGCCGCATTCTGGGGAATTTGGCATATTGTTTCGGGACTTTTGTTAGTATTGTATTGGCGAAAGTTTTCACCTATTGAAGGAAAATAG
- a CDS encoding NAD-dependent epimerase/dehydratase family protein: MRVLITGGAGYIGTSLIQHISKSFPNWKIFSTDIKPFNGLENFSNVEFQILDITKKEEVISLIQKWKPNSIVHLASILNPPPGMSEEIQHKIDVEGTKNVLDGAVLSQTEQVIITSSGAAYGYHKDNRDWIEETDPIRGHSAFVYSRHKKEVEELLVSYRTQHPELKQLILRPGTILGATVNNLITDMFRKPFVMGVFGHLSPFVFIWDEDVIQIIIKGILEKKEGQFNLAGDGAMTLKEISSMIKKPYLPIPAFLLQSVLFILRMFRLTQYGPDQIDFLRYRPVLSNKKLKTEFGYTPKFTSKETFIQYLKAKGVPYHER, encoded by the coding sequence TTGAGAGTATTGATTACAGGAGGTGCCGGATACATCGGTACCTCGCTCATCCAACATATATCTAAATCCTTTCCAAATTGGAAAATTTTTTCAACAGATATAAAACCTTTTAATGGTTTAGAAAATTTTTCCAATGTCGAATTTCAAATTTTAGACATCACGAAGAAAGAAGAAGTGATTTCACTGATTCAAAAATGGAAACCTAATTCTATAGTGCATTTGGCTTCCATTTTAAATCCACCACCAGGAATGAGTGAAGAAATCCAACATAAAATTGATGTGGAAGGCACAAAGAATGTGTTAGATGGTGCTGTCCTTTCTCAAACCGAACAAGTTATCATTACCAGTTCCGGGGCCGCTTATGGATATCATAAAGACAATAGAGATTGGATCGAGGAAACAGATCCTATTCGGGGACATTCTGCTTTTGTTTATTCTAGGCATAAAAAGGAAGTAGAAGAACTTCTTGTGAGTTACCGCACCCAACATCCTGAATTAAAACAACTAATCTTAAGACCCGGAACCATCTTAGGAGCTACCGTCAATAACCTAATTACCGATATGTTTCGAAAACCATTTGTTATGGGTGTTTTCGGACATCTAAGTCCTTTTGTTTTTATTTGGGATGAAGATGTCATTCAAATCATCATCAAAGGTATATTGGAAAAAAAAGAAGGACAGTTCAATCTTGCTGGAGATGGGGCTATGACTCTAAAGGAAATTAGTTCTATGATTAAAAAACCTTATTTGCCAATTCCTGCGTTTTTATTACAGTCGGTGCTTTTTATTCTGCGAATGTTCCGCCTAACACAATACGGTCCTGATCAAATTGATTTTTTAAGATATAGACCTGTTTTATCCAATAAAAAACTAAAAACAGAATTTGGATACACACCCAAATTCACATCCAAAGAAACATTCATTCAATATTTAAAAGCCAAAGGAGTTCCTTACCATGAACGTTAA
- a CDS encoding lyase: MNVKYFLLFSIFTYFPLFAIDIEVKDSSGKPLDLVMVTVKAEKPQVPPRDDHGYPPEGLEFTITPEVTMFTNPNGKVQVPFPYAPSVVIRLRKIGYKDQNLRAFSSGSFQSFRMEKVVDINLLASQYPSNSWVAALDFGEDKDLRKTYMEQCGFCHQQGSFFMRRAFSEGDWEDIINRMMGYGARPHGKAKKKLPSLLSNAYVDLLKHPERVKPGRTWGKELYGAVIREWPMGDSFSQMHDLLYHKKTGLVYVGDNIQDRLWEINPNTGKTVVYKVPKQPEDELGGLLPGRLRSFQKHETYVGLHSLAESPVDGHIFITPSLQKRITEFDPISKKFTDHMFADGLYPHTVRIDDEDRVWFTLALSNQVGMFDRKKNTFKNYNLPARTKKESFSLWISGFIVKLMNWGFPMHLLPVDERVSGMPLPYGIDIAPNGNVWFTRLHADTIGVINPKDDSFQLIETPFQGPRRLRIDKDNHIWISAFPEGSIAKYTPEDGKFKLYPLPTAVDGVETPYSLNVDRPRNLVWVNGTSSDNLMAMDINTEEWKVYPMSRKVTFTRDVEFGPDGKAYTCNGAFPSWHIEDGQPTLMEIKQSK, from the coding sequence ATGAACGTTAAATACTTTTTGTTATTTTCTATATTCACCTATTTCCCGTTATTTGCCATTGACATCGAAGTGAAAGATTCTTCTGGAAAACCTTTAGATCTGGTTATGGTCACTGTCAAAGCAGAAAAACCGCAAGTACCTCCTCGAGATGATCATGGATATCCTCCCGAAGGTTTGGAATTTACGATTACACCAGAAGTGACTATGTTTACAAACCCCAACGGAAAAGTACAAGTTCCTTTTCCTTATGCGCCCTCAGTGGTTATTCGTTTGCGAAAAATTGGATACAAAGACCAAAACTTAAGGGCCTTTTCCTCTGGTTCATTCCAATCCTTTCGAATGGAGAAAGTAGTAGATATCAACCTTCTTGCCAGTCAATACCCATCCAATAGTTGGGTAGCGGCCTTAGATTTTGGCGAAGATAAGGATTTAAGAAAAACTTACATGGAACAATGTGGGTTCTGTCACCAACAAGGTAGTTTTTTTATGCGCCGCGCATTTTCAGAAGGAGATTGGGAAGATATCATCAATCGAATGATGGGATATGGTGCAAGGCCACACGGCAAAGCCAAAAAGAAACTCCCGTCATTATTATCAAATGCTTATGTAGATTTACTCAAACATCCTGAACGTGTAAAACCAGGTCGCACTTGGGGAAAAGAATTATACGGTGCTGTAATTCGCGAATGGCCAATGGGTGATAGTTTTTCCCAAATGCATGATCTTTTGTATCATAAAAAAACAGGTTTAGTGTATGTGGGTGATAATATTCAAGACAGACTTTGGGAAATTAACCCTAACACAGGTAAAACGGTAGTTTACAAAGTTCCCAAACAACCAGAAGACGAACTTGGTGGGCTTCTTCCTGGAAGATTACGATCTTTCCAAAAACATGAAACTTATGTAGGCCTACATTCCTTAGCAGAGTCTCCAGTGGACGGACATATATTCATCACACCATCCTTACAAAAAAGAATCACTGAGTTTGATCCGATTTCAAAAAAATTCACAGACCATATGTTTGCTGATGGATTGTATCCTCACACGGTTCGTATTGATGATGAAGATCGAGTTTGGTTTACATTAGCTCTTTCCAACCAAGTGGGAATGTTTGATCGTAAAAAAAATACATTCAAAAACTATAACTTACCAGCTAGAACCAAAAAGGAAAGTTTTAGTTTATGGATCAGCGGATTCATTGTGAAGTTGATGAACTGGGGTTTCCCAATGCACTTACTTCCTGTGGATGAACGTGTGAGTGGAATGCCTCTTCCTTATGGAATTGATATCGCACCCAATGGAAATGTTTGGTTCACTCGATTACACGCCGATACAATTGGTGTGATCAATCCCAAAGATGATAGTTTTCAATTGATTGAAACACCTTTCCAAGGACCACGTCGCCTAAGAATCGATAAAGACAATCATATTTGGATCTCTGCATTTCCTGAAGGTTCTATTGCTAAGTACACACCAGAAGATGGTAAATTTAAATTGTATCCTTTGCCTACTGCTGTAGATGGAGTAGAAACTCCTTATTCTCTTAACGTAGACAGACCAAGAAACTTAGTTTGGGTGAATGGTACTTCTTCGGACAATCTTATGGCAATGGATATCAATACAGAAGAATGGAAAGTTTATCCAATGAGTCGAAAAGTTACTTTTACTAGAGATGTAGAATTTGGTCCCGATGGAAAAGCCTACACTTGTAATGGTGCCTTCCCTAGTTGGCATATTGAAGATGGACAACCAACACTGATGGAAATTAAACAATCAAAATGA
- a CDS encoding MFS transporter, giving the protein MNSITNYNQGQIVRFLAASFLGFLAGHLTNYSVILYAQDVWNADALAGLGFGLCFGVPLILGWFAGAWCDSYSPQKLAQGAHVSFLVSLGLLNLSSRMEGELAVIIYLLGAAFAGVGWSVLAPARMSLLGRLAGERQVKLAVVFNILVMLGFGAAPPILAFCRKLNSWEMVHLTGISLFILAMVLLLGIRTDGLGKNSSAWDRILRGVSYAKNHTLLKQTLLFSIIIYCSMGPVQVMMPRFAKGILKLGELERGFFLGGLAIALLIGGGVSLKLAKHVGYGKMILLAGLFCGLGFLGIGFSKIVWVSVLFLLFSGFGAGASISLIVAILQSEVTTEYRGRLVSLYTITSQVVPATSGLLSGLLLVKLPIDTAVIAAGATLTLIVIFSTIRLETLRNYKF; this is encoded by the coding sequence ATGAATTCAATAACAAACTATAACCAAGGACAAATTGTAAGATTTTTGGCTGCCTCTTTTTTAGGATTTTTAGCAGGCCACCTAACAAACTACAGCGTCATTTTGTACGCACAAGATGTTTGGAATGCAGATGCCCTTGCTGGTCTCGGTTTTGGTTTGTGTTTTGGTGTCCCACTCATTCTTGGTTGGTTTGCGGGTGCTTGGTGTGATTCTTATTCACCTCAAAAATTAGCACAAGGTGCCCATGTTTCTTTTTTAGTTTCTCTTGGTTTATTAAACCTTTCTTCTCGCATGGAAGGTGAACTTGCAGTGATCATTTACCTACTTGGTGCTGCTTTTGCTGGCGTTGGTTGGTCTGTTCTTGCTCCCGCACGGATGTCCCTTCTGGGAAGGCTTGCAGGGGAGCGCCAAGTAAAGTTAGCAGTAGTATTTAATATTCTTGTGATGCTTGGTTTTGGAGCTGCTCCTCCAATTCTTGCTTTTTGCCGGAAATTGAACTCCTGGGAAATGGTTCACCTAACGGGAATCAGTTTATTTATTCTTGCAATGGTTCTTCTTTTGGGAATTCGAACGGATGGTCTTGGTAAAAATTCCTCTGCTTGGGATCGGATTTTACGTGGGGTTTCTTATGCTAAAAATCACACTCTCCTTAAACAAACCTTACTTTTTTCGATTATCATTTACTGCTCGATGGGCCCGGTCCAAGTAATGATGCCCCGGTTTGCCAAAGGAATTTTGAAACTGGGAGAATTGGAACGAGGATTTTTTTTGGGAGGACTCGCCATTGCTTTGTTAATTGGTGGAGGAGTTTCTTTGAAACTGGCAAAACACGTTGGTTATGGAAAAATGATACTTTTGGCCGGTTTATTTTGTGGGTTGGGTTTTTTAGGAATTGGGTTTAGTAAAATTGTATGGGTCTCTGTTTTATTTTTACTATTTAGTGGATTTGGAGCAGGTGCTAGTATTAGTTTAATCGTTGCTATCTTACAATCAGAAGTAACTACAGAATATAGAGGTAGACTTGTGAGTTTATATACAATCACAAGTCAAGTTGTACCGGCAACGTCAGGTCTTCTTTCTGGACTTCTATTGGTAAAATTACCAATAGACACCGCTGTAATCGCCGCAGGAGCCACCCTCACTCTGATTGTGATTTTCAGCACAATCAGATTAGAAACACTTAGAAACTATAAATTTTAA